One Qipengyuania aurantiaca genomic region harbors:
- a CDS encoding DUF1428 domain-containing protein — protein sequence MYVNGFVLAVPEGNKSAYAETAEKFWELAKEFGAQSQIECWEADVKDGHTTDFRRATKAEPGEKIVFSWVTWPDEATAKAAETKMMEDPRMEEFGEMPFDGKRMVYGGFEPIVWKEA from the coding sequence ATGTATGTGAACGGATTCGTGCTGGCCGTGCCCGAGGGCAACAAGTCCGCTTACGCCGAGACCGCCGAAAAGTTCTGGGAACTGGCGAAGGAATTCGGCGCGCAGTCGCAGATCGAATGCTGGGAAGCGGACGTGAAGGACGGGCACACCACCGACTTCCGCCGCGCAACCAAGGCTGAACCGGGCGAGAAGATCGTTTTCTCCTGGGTCACCTGGCCCGATGAGGCGACCGCGAAAGCCGCGGAAACGAAGATGATGGAAGACCCCCGCATGGAGGAGTTCGGCGAAATGCCCTTCGACGGCAAGCGGATGGTCTACGGCGGCTTCGAACCCATCGTCTGGAAGGAGGCCTGA
- a CDS encoding winged helix-turn-helix transcriptional regulator — MKLQKETKAGSVEHGRWYGDACGTAFGLELIGERWSLLVVRELMLGPRRFSELRASLPGISAKVLTERLATLEEAGVLAKRRLPSPAPVQVYELSEWGYRAEPLIQELGRWAAMSSGHDPTLPLSPVSLMLSLRTMFDPAKAAGMEATIGFEIAGEQFIACMKDGAIPIRRGEVRDADAVFRAPTAPVMAGLLYGDVPPEELEREAGLVIEGDREKARRFVAIFELPEKLA; from the coding sequence ATGAAGTTACAAAAGGAAACCAAAGCGGGTTCAGTCGAGCATGGGCGTTGGTATGGCGACGCCTGCGGGACCGCTTTCGGCCTCGAACTGATCGGCGAGCGGTGGTCGTTGCTGGTGGTGAGGGAACTCATGCTGGGCCCGCGCCGCTTTTCCGAACTGCGCGCCAGCCTCCCCGGAATTTCGGCCAAGGTGCTGACCGAGCGGCTGGCGACATTGGAAGAGGCCGGCGTGCTGGCGAAGAGGCGGTTGCCGTCTCCGGCCCCGGTACAGGTCTACGAACTTTCCGAATGGGGGTATCGCGCGGAACCCCTGATCCAAGAGCTTGGCCGCTGGGCGGCGATGTCCTCCGGACACGATCCGACGCTGCCGCTCTCGCCCGTCTCGCTCATGCTGTCGCTGCGGACGATGTTCGATCCGGCAAAGGCGGCGGGGATGGAGGCGACGATCGGTTTCGAAATCGCGGGCGAGCAGTTCATTGCGTGCATGAAGGACGGGGCGATCCCCATCCGCCGCGGCGAGGTTCGCGATGCGGATGCGGTTTTCCGGGCTCCGACCGCGCCGGTCATGGCCGGTTTGCTCTATGGCGATGTACCACCGGAAGAACTCGAACGCGAAGCCGGTCTGGTGATCGAGGGGGACCGCGAAAAGGCGCGACGCTTTGTCGCAATCTTCGAGCTGCCCGAAAAGCTGGCCTAG
- a CDS encoding oxygenase MpaB family protein — MASPSPSEYLRLKLVEKVRGVFNDVEGGEQPVPVSAEALFDKDTPIRLVHADIVAMMVGGIRSLLLQMLHPHALQGVLDHSNFRSDMHGRLRRTARFIAVTTFGHRDDAQGAIERVNRIHAQVGGTLPDGSPYSATDPRTLAWVHVAEATSFLAAYLRHVRPDMPAAAQDEYYRQFAVIARALGADPVPLDRREAEALFRELRGDLATSPQAREIADLVLRQRPEGAPPAVQAMLGAEAVALLPPFARSMLGLERPGIGAFPARAATWGMGKTLRWAFRQG, encoded by the coding sequence ATGGCGTCGCCCTCCCCCAGCGAATACCTCCGGCTCAAGCTGGTCGAAAAGGTGCGCGGCGTCTTCAACGATGTCGAGGGCGGGGAGCAGCCGGTGCCGGTTTCCGCAGAGGCCCTGTTCGACAAGGATACGCCGATCCGGTTGGTTCATGCCGATATCGTGGCGATGATGGTCGGCGGCATCCGCTCGCTGCTGCTGCAAATGCTCCACCCGCACGCGCTACAAGGTGTGCTCGACCATTCGAATTTTCGCAGCGATATGCACGGGCGGCTGCGGCGCACGGCACGGTTCATTGCGGTGACCACATTCGGACACCGAGACGACGCACAAGGCGCCATAGAACGGGTCAACCGCATCCACGCGCAGGTCGGCGGCACGCTGCCCGACGGATCGCCCTATTCCGCGACCGATCCGCGCACGCTTGCCTGGGTCCATGTAGCCGAAGCGACCAGCTTCCTCGCCGCCTACCTGCGCCATGTCCGCCCCGACATGCCCGCAGCCGCGCAGGACGAATATTACCGGCAGTTCGCTGTCATCGCCCGCGCGCTGGGAGCCGATCCGGTCCCGCTCGACCGGCGCGAGGCCGAGGCGCTGTTTCGCGAGTTGCGCGGCGATCTGGCGACCTCTCCGCAAGCGCGCGAGATTGCCGACCTCGTCCTGCGCCAGCGGCCCGAGGGCGCGCCGCCGGCCGTTCAGGCGATGCTGGGCGCAGAAGCGGTGGCGCTGCTGCCGCCGTTTGCGCGCTCCATGCTCGGGCTTGAGCGTCCCGGGATTGGCGCCTTTCCGGCGCGGGCGGCGACGTGGGGCATGGGCAAGACCTTGCGCTGGGCCTTCCGGCAGGGCTAG
- a CDS encoding cupin domain-containing protein, giving the protein MRVNADFDERIVVHTRELDWQASPMKGVERRMLDRIGGEVARATSIVRYAPGSAFSEHTHNGGEEFIVLEGTFQDEHGDYPRGTYVRNPPTTHHVPRSDEGCTIFVKLWQFDAADRDQFARDMGSTALEEAGEGVRTATLHADPRETVELIVLEPGASWTLGSEGGAEALVLDGSLAGDEIHLGLHDWMRMPKGDTLTLKTGPEGARIWTKTGHLAHVREPEAA; this is encoded by the coding sequence ATGCGGGTGAATGCCGATTTCGACGAGCGCATCGTGGTTCATACACGCGAGCTCGACTGGCAGGCCTCGCCGATGAAGGGTGTCGAGCGCAGGATGCTCGACCGGATCGGTGGCGAAGTCGCCCGCGCTACCTCCATCGTCCGCTACGCGCCCGGCAGCGCTTTCAGCGAGCATACCCATAACGGGGGCGAGGAGTTCATCGTCCTCGAAGGTACCTTCCAGGACGAGCATGGCGACTATCCGCGAGGCACCTATGTCCGCAATCCGCCGACGACCCACCATGTCCCGCGTTCCGACGAGGGATGCACCATCTTCGTAAAGCTGTGGCAGTTCGATGCCGCGGATCGCGACCAGTTCGCGCGCGACATGGGATCGACCGCTCTCGAGGAGGCTGGCGAGGGCGTGCGGACCGCCACGCTCCATGCAGATCCCCGCGAAACGGTAGAACTCATCGTCCTCGAACCCGGAGCTTCATGGACCTTGGGCAGCGAGGGCGGGGCAGAAGCGCTCGTGCTGGATGGCAGCCTCGCCGGAGACGAAATCCACCTCGGCCTGCACGACTGGATGCGGATGCCGAAAGGCGACACACTCACGCTGAAAACCGGGCCAGAGGGCGCGCGTATCTGGACGAAGACCGGCCATCTCGCCCATGTCCGGGAACCCGAAGCGGCCTGA
- a CDS encoding AAA family ATPase: MTDKTFEPSAKTVLPAPDIEVDVRETFGIDIDWKVPAFSKPDSRTPDLDEAYVFDPDTTLAILAGFAHDRRVMVQGYHGTGKSTHIEQVAARLNWPCIRINLDAHISRIDLVGRDAIVLRDGLQVTEFREGLLPWALQHPVALVFDEYDAGRPDVMFVIQRVLEQQGKLTLLDQNRVIRPDANFRLFATANTVGLGDTSGLYHGTQAINQGQMDRWNIVTALNYLPAETEQQIVEAKNPDTDPKILADMIKVADLSRQGFINGDISTVMSPRTVITWAQNYAIFKDVGFAFRLSFLNKCDEEERMLVAEYYQRVFGDDLPESVVGKN, translated from the coding sequence ATGACCGACAAGACCTTCGAGCCTTCCGCCAAGACCGTGCTTCCCGCGCCCGACATTGAAGTCGATGTGCGCGAGACCTTCGGCATCGATATCGACTGGAAGGTGCCCGCCTTCTCCAAGCCGGATTCGCGAACGCCCGATCTCGACGAAGCCTATGTCTTCGATCCGGACACGACGCTCGCCATCCTTGCCGGCTTTGCGCACGACCGCCGCGTCATGGTGCAGGGCTATCATGGCACGGGTAAGTCGACTCACATCGAACAGGTCGCCGCGCGCCTCAACTGGCCGTGTATCCGCATCAATCTCGATGCGCATATCAGCCGTATCGACCTCGTCGGGCGCGACGCCATCGTGCTGCGCGACGGCTTGCAGGTCACCGAATTTCGCGAAGGCCTGCTGCCCTGGGCGCTCCAGCACCCGGTGGCGCTGGTGTTCGACGAATACGACGCAGGCCGTCCGGACGTGATGTTCGTGATCCAGCGCGTGCTCGAACAGCAGGGCAAGCTGACGCTGCTCGACCAGAACCGCGTGATCCGCCCCGATGCAAACTTCCGCCTTTTCGCCACCGCCAACACGGTCGGCCTCGGCGACACGAGCGGTCTTTATCACGGCACGCAGGCGATCAACCAGGGCCAGATGGACCGCTGGAACATCGTCACCGCGCTGAACTACCTGCCGGCCGAAACCGAGCAGCAGATCGTCGAGGCGAAGAACCCCGACACCGATCCCAAGATCCTTGCCGACATGATCAAGGTCGCCGATCTTTCGCGCCAGGGCTTCATCAACGGCGACATCAGCACGGTGATGAGCCCGCGCACGGTGATCACCTGGGCGCAGAACTACGCCATCTTCAAGGATGTCGGCTTCGCCTTCCGTCTCTCTTTCCTCAACAAATGCGACGAGGAAGAGCGCATGCTGGTGGCCGAATATTACCAGCGCGTCTTCGGTGACGATTTGCCCGAAAGCGTGGTCGGCAAGAACTAG
- a CDS encoding transglycosylase domain-containing protein: protein MGVIDSILRRDRPEPAPPGHRGYYALSDDWDDDDSWDDRLDAVDHAVLAEERKRQKWWQREHWFGRRKRWWVVRIIAGILALFMALVAWLAVTAPLNKSLEPIAPPQITLLASDGTPIARNGAVVDEPVDIDTLPPHVVEAFLAIEDRRFYDHWGVDPRGIARAAFTGTGGGSTITQQLAKFTFLTPERSLSRKAREALIAFWLEAWLTKDEILERYLSNAYFGDNVYGLRAASLHYFYRKPENLLPNQAAMLAGLLQAPSAYAPTRHYERAEKRMKLVVQSMVAAGYITEDEARAMRSPALDVRLKSDLPTGTYFADWALPEARQMSETGYARQTLTTTLDARLQNIARRVTSRAPLGEAQVALVAMRTNGEVVAMIGGKDYEKSPFNRATQAKRQPGSTFKLFVYLAAMRDGWSPDDTISNAKIEQGGYRPENSGGRYSESLTLEQAFAQSSNVAAVRLFGEVGSEKVIDAARDLGVTSPLTKGDPSMALGTSTMSLLELTAAYAGVAGNAYPVEPRAFATPERGWFESMVDGPSSFSGSTSRKMDRLLRSVIDGGTGRSARLSTPAFGKTGTTQDNRDAVFVGYAGDLVVGVWIGNDDNSPLQGISGGGLPARIWRDFMSQALGAAAAPKPPTPTSSPDPDGPIEPLDVPDLEDIPLGDGNSRLRIRDGEAIFSTEIDGIPVDIRVSDDGIGVDEAAIEEARRRAEERRQEAEERQYEEIRRQLERDGRIRNF from the coding sequence ATGGGCGTTATCGATTCCATCCTTCGCCGCGATCGGCCCGAACCCGCACCTCCGGGCCATCGCGGCTATTACGCGCTGAGCGATGACTGGGATGATGACGACAGTTGGGACGACCGGCTGGACGCGGTCGATCACGCGGTGCTGGCCGAAGAGCGCAAACGCCAGAAATGGTGGCAGCGCGAACACTGGTTCGGTCGCCGCAAACGCTGGTGGGTGGTTCGCATCATCGCCGGCATTCTGGCGCTGTTCATGGCGCTCGTCGCCTGGCTCGCGGTGACTGCCCCGCTCAACAAGTCACTCGAGCCGATTGCCCCGCCGCAGATCACGCTGCTCGCTTCGGACGGCACGCCGATCGCCCGCAACGGCGCGGTGGTGGACGAGCCGGTCGATATCGACACGTTGCCGCCCCACGTGGTCGAGGCCTTCCTCGCCATCGAGGACCGCCGCTTTTACGATCACTGGGGTGTCGACCCGCGTGGCATCGCACGCGCCGCTTTCACCGGCACGGGTGGCGGTTCCACGATCACGCAGCAGCTGGCCAAGTTTACCTTTCTTACTCCCGAACGCAGCCTGTCACGCAAGGCGCGCGAGGCGCTGATCGCCTTCTGGCTGGAAGCCTGGCTGACCAAGGACGAGATCCTCGAACGCTACCTGTCGAACGCCTATTTCGGCGACAATGTGTATGGCCTGCGCGCAGCCAGTCTGCATTATTTTTACCGCAAGCCCGAAAACCTCCTGCCGAACCAGGCCGCGATGCTCGCAGGCCTGCTCCAGGCACCAAGCGCCTATGCGCCGACCCGGCATTACGAGCGGGCGGAAAAGCGCATGAAGCTGGTGGTGCAATCGATGGTCGCGGCAGGCTACATCACCGAGGACGAAGCGCGTGCCATGCGCTCTCCGGCGCTCGACGTGCGGTTGAAGAGCGACCTTCCCACCGGCACCTATTTCGCCGACTGGGCGCTGCCCGAAGCGCGCCAGATGTCGGAGACGGGCTACGCCCGCCAGACGCTCACCACCACGCTCGATGCGCGGCTCCAGAACATCGCGCGCCGGGTGACCTCGCGCGCGCCGCTGGGCGAGGCGCAGGTGGCGCTGGTCGCCATGCGCACAAATGGCGAGGTCGTCGCCATGATCGGCGGCAAGGATTACGAGAAATCGCCCTTCAACCGCGCCACGCAGGCCAAGCGCCAGCCCGGCTCTACCTTCAAGCTCTTCGTCTATCTCGCCGCCATGCGCGATGGCTGGAGCCCGGACGACACCATTAGCAACGCGAAGATCGAGCAGGGCGGCTATCGGCCCGAAAACTCCGGCGGGCGCTATTCCGAAAGCCTGACGCTGGAACAGGCCTTCGCGCAATCGAGCAATGTTGCCGCCGTGCGCCTATTCGGCGAGGTTGGCAGCGAAAAGGTCATCGATGCGGCGCGCGATCTTGGCGTGACCTCGCCGCTCACCAAGGGCGATCCGAGCATGGCGCTGGGCACATCCACCATGAGCCTGCTCGAACTGACGGCGGCCTATGCGGGCGTGGCCGGCAACGCCTATCCGGTCGAACCGCGCGCTTTCGCTACGCCCGAGCGGGGCTGGTTCGAAAGCATGGTCGATGGCCCGTCGAGCTTTTCCGGCTCGACGAGCCGCAAGATGGACCGCCTGCTGCGCTCGGTCATCGATGGCGGCACGGGGCGCAGCGCGCGCCTTTCCACCCCGGCCTTCGGCAAGACCGGGACGACGCAAGACAATCGCGACGCGGTTTTCGTGGGTTACGCGGGCGACCTCGTTGTCGGCGTGTGGATCGGCAATGACGACAATTCGCCGCTGCAAGGCATTTCCGGCGGCGGCCTGCCTGCACGCATCTGGCGCGATTTCATGAGCCAGGCGCTGGGCGCAGCCGCAGCTCCCAAACCGCCGACCCCGACGAGCAGCCCCGATCCCGACGGCCCCATCGAGCCGCTCGACGTGCCCGATCTGGAAGACATCCCCTTGGGCGACGGCAATTCGCGCCTGCGCATCCGCGATGGAGAAGCCATTTTCTCTACCGAAATCGACGGTATTCCGGTCGATATCCGCGTCAGCGACGATGGCATCGGCGTCGACGAGGCCGCAATCGAGGAAGCGCGGCGACGGGCGGAGGAGCGGCGTCAGGAGGCCGAGGAGCGCCAATACGAGGAAATCCGCCGCCAGCTCGAACGCGACGGACGGATACGCAACTTCTAG
- a CDS encoding PaaI family thioesterase, translating to MAERPDFTVLTPYARSLGIELAEWEDDVPVMRVEFVEAVEGRPEHFHGGATGGLLETAGYAALRAELARLDRDAVLKPINITVQYLAAGKSQASFAKGRVTKLGRRSANLTVEAWQDDRSRPIATAVMNVFMAEAEG from the coding sequence GTGGCTGAGCGTCCCGACTTTACCGTCCTTACGCCCTACGCCCGCTCGCTCGGCATAGAACTGGCCGAGTGGGAGGATGACGTGCCTGTCATGCGCGTCGAATTCGTCGAGGCGGTTGAGGGGAGGCCCGAACACTTCCACGGCGGCGCGACCGGCGGCCTGCTGGAAACAGCGGGCTACGCGGCGCTGCGAGCAGAACTTGCTCGCCTCGATCGCGACGCAGTGCTCAAGCCGATCAACATCACCGTACAATATCTTGCCGCCGGCAAGTCGCAGGCGAGTTTTGCCAAGGGACGGGTCACCAAGCTTGGCCGCCGCAGCGCGAATTTGACCGTGGAAGCCTGGCAGGACGATCGCAGCCGCCCCATCGCGACCGCGGTGATGAACGTCTTCATGGCCGAAGCCGAAGGCTAG
- a CDS encoding PaaI family thioesterase, translating to MSEPAAFDPKTATPFLTSRGHPGFLGMRYADHGDDWVELELPWREDLLGDEGQHVLASGPILSLMDMASGLAIWKAMDKFQAIATLDLRVDYVRPAREGAAVFGRSQCYRITRSAAFVRGLAHDGDVDDPVAHIQAVFMKIGGGPKRELPGG from the coding sequence ATGAGCGAACCAGCAGCATTCGATCCGAAGACGGCGACGCCCTTCCTCACCAGCCGTGGCCATCCGGGCTTCCTTGGCATGCGCTACGCCGATCACGGCGATGATTGGGTGGAGCTGGAATTGCCCTGGCGCGAAGACCTGCTTGGCGACGAGGGCCAGCATGTGCTCGCCTCCGGCCCGATTCTCAGCCTGATGGACATGGCGAGCGGGCTCGCGATCTGGAAAGCGATGGACAAGTTCCAGGCCATCGCCACGCTCGACCTGCGCGTCGATTACGTGCGCCCGGCGCGTGAGGGAGCGGCGGTCTTCGGCCGCTCGCAATGCTATCGCATCACCCGCAGCGCCGCCTTCGTGCGCGGCCTTGCGCATGATGGCGATGTCGACGATCCGGTCGCGCATATCCAGGCGGTCTTCATGAAGATCGGCGGCGGCCCCAAGCGGGAGTTGCCCGGTGGCTGA
- a CDS encoding transposase — MPRLIENNESASRSLDACLGMLAETPFDPGDEASLAKGGVALARLANDRTFLGDILIAQLESRYREGGVESAYGPQSIVLSRIEGGSFLRANIWPSADESCFRASGADAFVYGVPHDHNFSFLTAGYFGPGYASDYYEYDYETVAGYRGEKAALRFVERSCLSEGKLMLYRAHRDIHSQIPPEAMSVSLNIMHIDPAQGWHDQYGFDLDSNAVTGILNPTSTECFLRCAVGLGGENALEFAEWAGRAHPSDRMRLASFEARSGLVTGEARDALWREAELSGSLMVAKEACARRAALNA, encoded by the coding sequence ATGCCCCGCCTGATCGAAAACAACGAGAGCGCCAGCCGCTCGCTGGACGCCTGCCTCGGGATGCTTGCCGAGACCCCCTTCGATCCGGGCGACGAGGCCTCACTCGCCAAGGGGGGTGTTGCACTCGCCCGATTGGCGAACGATCGCACCTTCCTCGGCGATATTCTCATCGCGCAGCTGGAGAGCCGCTACCGCGAAGGCGGTGTCGAGAGTGCCTATGGACCGCAGTCCATCGTCCTGTCGCGGATCGAAGGCGGCAGCTTCCTGCGCGCCAACATCTGGCCCAGCGCTGACGAAAGCTGCTTCCGGGCGAGCGGTGCGGATGCCTTCGTCTACGGCGTCCCCCACGACCACAATTTCAGCTTCCTCACCGCCGGATACTTCGGTCCCGGCTATGCGAGCGACTATTATGAATACGACTATGAAACAGTCGCAGGCTATCGCGGAGAAAAAGCCGCGCTACGCTTCGTGGAGCGCAGCTGCCTCTCGGAAGGCAAGCTGATGCTTTATCGCGCCCACCGCGACATTCACTCGCAAATCCCGCCCGAAGCCATGTCGGTCTCGCTCAACATCATGCACATCGACCCGGCGCAGGGGTGGCACGACCAGTATGGCTTTGACCTCGACAGCAACGCCGTGACCGGCATCCTCAATCCGACCTCGACCGAATGCTTTCTGCGTTGCGCTGTCGGGCTGGGCGGCGAGAACGCGCTGGAATTCGCCGAGTGGGCGGGGCGGGCGCATCCGAGCGACCGGATGCGGCTGGCGAGCTTCGAAGCGCGCAGCGGTCTTGTCACGGGCGAAGCGCGCGACGCCCTTTGGCGTGAGGCCGAGCTTTCGGGAAGCCTTATGGTGGCGAAGGAGGCCTGTGCGCGGCGAGCCGCCCTAAACGCTTAG
- the ruvX gene encoding Holliday junction resolvase RuvX, producing the protein MDGPGRLVTDSALDFGDALPDGGALLGLDLGTKTIGVATCDAGWRFATAGKTIPRSKFTKDCGKLRELVTERGIKGLVIGLPRNMDGTEGPRAQASRAYARNLAQAFDLPVLLWDERWSTSSAESAMIGQDMSRAKRAEKIDSHAAAVILQGAIDTLAGGGF; encoded by the coding sequence GTGGACGGCCCCGGCCGCCTCGTAACCGACAGCGCGCTCGATTTCGGCGACGCTCTGCCCGATGGCGGAGCCTTGCTCGGGCTCGACCTCGGCACCAAGACCATCGGCGTGGCGACCTGCGATGCCGGCTGGCGCTTCGCCACGGCGGGCAAGACGATCCCGCGCAGCAAGTTCACCAAGGACTGCGGCAAATTGCGCGAACTCGTCACCGAACGCGGCATCAAGGGTCTGGTGATCGGCCTCCCGCGCAACATGGACGGTACCGAAGGCCCGCGCGCGCAGGCGAGCCGGGCCTATGCCCGCAATCTCGCGCAAGCCTTCGATTTACCGGTGCTTTTATGGGATGAACGCTGGTCGACATCCTCGGCTGAAAGCGCCATGATCGGTCAGGACATGAGCCGCGCAAAGCGTGCCGAAAAGATCGACAGCCATGCGGCTGCGGTCATCCTCCAGGGGGCCATCGATACCTTGGCCGGCGGAGGGTTCTGA
- a CDS encoding DUF3089 domain-containing protein, with protein MARKFLYFIAVVIVIVIVGAIALAIWSREATEIAFVPRGEFVEQEALAANAYEDPDMWYSRPGLGTSDPSRYQPAIAQPASDPADQAPSPERPAAEQSLDEPGAMDTSGSVAGEAAQATATPDFAVFFVPPTSFLKAGGTEWNATLDDATTNTRARIFLRGLASPFNRADEIWAPKYRQAAAGAFLTDKPEAQQAIDAAYADVAQAFDYFLKSVDEDKPIVLAGHSQGAIHVLLLLMDRAEAQGFTERIAAVYAIGWPISIEHDLPALPLPACASAGQPGCIMAYSSFADDGDAEFIKRRYEVTPGFDGQPRGDGPILCVNPLTGGTGGAAPASANLGTLKPSADLTSGELVAGAIPARCNKEGLLLIGDPPELGEGVLPGGNYHVYDIPLFWKNLQEDVLARVSAWTAPAAS; from the coding sequence ATGGCCCGCAAGTTTCTTTATTTCATCGCGGTCGTAATCGTGATCGTGATTGTGGGCGCCATCGCGCTCGCCATCTGGTCGCGCGAGGCAACCGAAATCGCCTTCGTCCCGCGCGGCGAATTCGTGGAGCAGGAAGCGCTCGCCGCCAACGCCTATGAAGATCCCGATATGTGGTATTCGCGCCCCGGCCTCGGCACGTCTGACCCCTCGCGCTACCAGCCCGCGATCGCGCAGCCGGCCAGCGATCCGGCCGATCAGGCACCTTCGCCTGAACGTCCGGCCGCCGAACAGAGCCTCGACGAACCGGGCGCCATGGACACCTCGGGTTCGGTCGCCGGTGAAGCCGCACAAGCTACCGCCACGCCCGACTTCGCCGTTTTCTTCGTGCCTCCCACCAGCTTCCTGAAGGCCGGCGGCACCGAATGGAACGCGACGCTCGACGATGCCACGACCAACACCCGCGCGCGAATCTTCCTGCGCGGCCTCGCCAGTCCTTTCAACCGTGCAGACGAGATCTGGGCGCCGAAGTATCGCCAGGCGGCCGCGGGTGCGTTCCTGACCGACAAGCCCGAGGCGCAGCAGGCCATCGACGCCGCCTATGCCGATGTCGCGCAGGCCTTCGACTATTTCCTGAAGAGCGTCGACGAGGACAAGCCCATCGTCCTCGCAGGGCACAGCCAGGGCGCAATCCATGTCCTGCTCCTGCTGATGGACCGCGCAGAGGCGCAAGGGTTCACCGAACGCATTGCCGCCGTCTATGCGATCGGCTGGCCAATCTCCATCGAACACGATCTGCCCGCCCTGCCCCTGCCCGCCTGCGCTTCCGCGGGCCAGCCCGGCTGCATCATGGCTTATTCCTCCTTTGCCGACGATGGCGATGCCGAGTTCATCAAGCGGCGTTACGAGGTCACGCCCGGGTTCGACGGGCAGCCCCGCGGCGACGGGCCGATCCTGTGCGTCAATCCGCTGACCGGCGGGACCGGTGGCGCAGCACCCGCTTCGGCAAACCTCGGCACGCTCAAGCCGAGCGCGGACCTGACGTCCGGCGAGCTGGTCGCTGGCGCGATCCCCGCGCGCTGTAACAAAGAAGGCTTGCTGCTCATCGGCGATCCGCCCGAATTGGGCGAAGGTGTCCTGCCCGGCGGGAATTACCACGTCTACGACATCCCGCTGTTCTGGAAGAACCTGCAGGAAGACGTGTTGGCGCGAGTGTCCGCGTGGACGGCCCCGGCCGCCTCGTAA
- a CDS encoding AI-2E family transporter — MTDTSSGSGKDRASKDDLAYHDDPGASPTYIGDPKLRFEAGRALVWGLVIGLIWLTVHISQSLLVIFGAMVFACMVDGGSRLLGKALPIGRGLRVTIVLLLVTAFFIWLGYFAGSQISQQAAEFPAIINEQLGRTIAFLQDKGFAISTADIQNFAGSMSSGVGTVTKAIGGIFGGLTTLLLIIIIGIYFAIDPRIYERGVAWMVPAKKRSAFYDTLSHQAYTLRRLMAGRLLGMAFEGFFTWVMLAFGGMLIGIDPVPMAALLGLLTGLLAFIPNIGAIISGVLMVLVGFSGGTDMGLYTIFVYFLVQNFDGYVLVPLIAKKTVDLAPALVLSAQLIFGVLFGLLGLALADPLLAMIKVALERRSARRKGEVEPIPAPEPA; from the coding sequence ATGACAGACACATCGTCGGGTAGCGGGAAGGACAGAGCGAGCAAGGACGACCTTGCCTACCACGACGATCCGGGCGCCAGTCCGACCTATATCGGCGATCCCAAGCTGCGCTTCGAAGCGGGCCGCGCGCTTGTGTGGGGCCTTGTCATCGGTCTCATCTGGTTGACCGTCCACATTTCGCAATCGCTGCTCGTCATTTTCGGTGCGATGGTGTTCGCTTGCATGGTGGATGGCGGCTCGCGCCTCCTTGGCAAGGCTTTGCCGATCGGGCGCGGGCTGAGGGTTACCATCGTCCTCCTGCTGGTGACCGCCTTCTTCATCTGGCTCGGCTATTTCGCAGGCTCGCAAATTTCGCAGCAAGCCGCCGAGTTCCCGGCGATCATCAACGAACAGCTCGGCCGCACGATCGCCTTCCTGCAAGACAAGGGCTTTGCCATCAGCACAGCCGATATCCAGAATTTCGCCGGCAGCATGTCGAGCGGTGTGGGCACGGTCACCAAGGCCATTGGCGGCATTTTCGGCGGGCTGACGACGCTGCTGCTCATCATCATCATCGGCATCTATTTCGCCATCGACCCGCGCATTTACGAGCGCGGCGTGGCGTGGATGGTCCCGGCAAAGAAACGCAGCGCATTCTACGACACGCTGAGCCATCAGGCATACACGCTGCGCCGCCTGATGGCCGGTCGCCTGCTGGGCATGGCCTTCGAGGGCTTCTTCACCTGGGTCATGCTGGCGTTCGGCGGTATGCTGATCGGGATCGACCCGGTGCCCATGGCCGCCCTGCTCGGCTTGCTGACGGGCCTCCTCGCCTTCATCCCCAATATCGGCGCGATCATTTCGGGCGTGCTGATGGTGCTGGTCGGGTTCTCCGGCGGGACCGACATGGGGCTCTATACGATCTTCGTCTATTTCCTCGTCCAGAACTTCGACGGCTATGTCCTCGTGCCGCTGATCGCCAAGAAAACGGTCGACCTGGCACCTGCGCTGGTCCTGTCTGCGCAGCTGATCTTCGGCGTCTTGTTTGGCCTGCTTGGCCTCGCGCTTGCCGATCCCTTGCTCGCCATGATCAAGGTCGCGCTCGAACGTCGCTCGGCACGCCGCAAGGGGGAGGTCGAACCCATTCCAGCTCCGGAGCCCGCCTGA